The following proteins are co-located in the Chlamydiota bacterium genome:
- a CDS encoding cobalamin B12-binding domain-containing protein, which translates to MSGKNISSIKVLLAKVGLDGHDRGIKVIARALRDAGMDVIYTGIKQTPEAIMEAALQEGVDVIGISLLSGAHMTLFSELLKLRRKMKLEDVLLIGGGIICPEDIQLLEKKGVNKLWGPDTSTEDIVNYLKEKLM; encoded by the coding sequence ATGTCTGGAAAAAATATAAGTTCTATCAAGGTTCTTTTGGCTAAGGTCGGATTAGATGGGCATGATCGAGGGATTAAGGTCATTGCCCGGGCTTTGAGGGATGCAGGTATGGATGTGATTTATACAGGGATTAAACAGACCCCCGAGGCCATTATGGAAGCTGCATTGCAGGAGGGAGTGGATGTGATTGGCATTAGCCTTCTTTCGGGGGCTCACATGACGCTTTTTTCAGAGCTTTTGAAATTGCGTCGCAAGATGAAGCTTGAGGATGTTCTCTTGATCGGAGGAGGAATTATTTGCCCTGAGGATATTCAACTTCTTGAAAAAAAGGGGGTGAATAAACTCTGGGGCCCAGATACTTCGACAGAAGATATTGTGAATTATTTGAAGGAAAAGTTAATGTGA
- a CDS encoding tetratricopeptide repeat protein: MPKFWVSLALLLSLVPPLWGEALDLTFSKGSLENTLFEDVRYQKLGRLSLEQAALIASGVSQRELPLYHQKIDALYNRIALSLPFKKLPLLDRAEFILVFLHQTVFKKYDASATEIQKTLDQGLFNCVSATLLFNILCERFHIKTVGLEIPTHLDAAVLDPGRPRKFFEVQTTIPLGFWVKDSTVNEFVYDSKVQTWKGKRPVEGSRLIAVIYYNRGMDWIRQNRMEEALPFYLKAYELDPHFPDLERIIAALYVEWGNQYFKNTDYKRAVEIYSEGIEFLKDRRKTWPILERNRSAALLNQERMRQCLEKI, translated from the coding sequence ATGCCTAAGTTTTGGGTGAGCTTAGCGCTCCTTCTTTCCCTTGTCCCTCCTCTTTGGGGAGAGGCTTTAGATTTAACATTTTCAAAAGGCTCTTTGGAAAATACCCTCTTTGAAGATGTACGTTACCAGAAACTTGGCCGCCTGAGTTTGGAGCAAGCGGCCCTCATTGCTTCAGGGGTGAGTCAAAGAGAGTTACCTCTTTATCACCAGAAGATTGATGCTCTCTACAATAGAATTGCACTTTCTCTTCCTTTTAAAAAATTACCTTTGCTCGATCGGGCAGAATTTATTTTGGTGTTTCTCCATCAAACCGTTTTTAAGAAATATGACGCTAGCGCCACTGAAATTCAAAAGACATTGGATCAGGGGCTTTTTAACTGTGTATCGGCAACTTTACTTTTTAATATTTTGTGCGAACGATTTCATATCAAAACCGTCGGGTTAGAAATTCCTACCCACTTGGATGCTGCAGTTTTGGATCCGGGAAGGCCTCGGAAATTTTTTGAGGTTCAAACGACGATTCCATTAGGTTTTTGGGTGAAGGATTCAACAGTCAATGAATTTGTTTATGATTCTAAGGTGCAAACTTGGAAAGGGAAAAGACCTGTAGAGGGCTCAAGGTTAATCGCTGTTATTTATTATAATCGGGGGATGGATTGGATTCGTCAAAATCGTATGGAAGAGGCGTTACCCTTTTATTTAAAGGCGTATGAACTGGATCCTCACTTTCCTGATTTGGAAAGGATCATTGCCGCGCTTTATGTGGAGTGGGGGAATCAATACTTTAAAAACACAGATTATAAAAGGGCTGTTGAAATTTATAGTGAAGGAATTGAGTTTTTAAAAGATCGGAGAAAAACATGGCCGATTTTAGAGCGTAATCGATCGGCCGCTTTGCTCAATCAGGAGAGGATGAGGCAATGTCTGGAAAAAATATAA